One window of Botrimarina mediterranea genomic DNA carries:
- a CDS encoding sce7725 family protein, whose protein sequence is MYYPYFRGKQYELVAIRESTPLMRDAGFTPIIEPVREQKSGLLKTLDYLESEGARSILIINPQIGDHSGDGEEISAFLKENCESHGHITVGVLLTEGMKASDALAICNRQDASRRLALIHAGFSDASGLAPYVRDNATRIDANIFLEAYCGKLYQRHFKGTATPILVRDGCTPRQRNRDHPDTPEFFSDLHITYPDEGVDGFGDFLVVGGAYSEAGGPAYTVAIHLTFIDGDNDDAMYIWHFKSDRQDTPKDPAGKFQEAVAKLVDQLRDPNSKFCKTRASLEFCDLHDRGHYPGLGYVKKLAMMHHIETLANYAETHGGR, encoded by the coding sequence ATGTACTACCCATACTTCCGGGGCAAGCAGTACGAGCTTGTGGCCATCAGGGAATCGACGCCCCTCATGCGCGATGCGGGCTTCACGCCCATAATCGAACCTGTTCGGGAGCAAAAAAGCGGCCTCTTGAAGACACTCGACTACTTGGAGTCCGAAGGGGCGAGATCGATCCTTATCATCAACCCGCAGATAGGTGATCATAGCGGCGACGGCGAAGAGATTTCGGCCTTCCTCAAAGAGAATTGCGAGAGCCACGGCCACATCACAGTCGGCGTCTTGCTGACCGAGGGCATGAAGGCAAGCGACGCGCTCGCTATCTGTAATCGCCAGGATGCCTCCCGTCGACTGGCGTTGATCCACGCGGGGTTCTCGGATGCGAGTGGGCTCGCGCCCTACGTGCGAGACAACGCGACGCGTATTGACGCAAACATCTTCTTGGAGGCGTACTGCGGTAAGCTCTACCAGCGGCACTTCAAGGGGACTGCAACGCCAATCCTGGTCCGTGACGGATGCACCCCGCGACAGAGAAACCGTGACCATCCCGATACGCCCGAGTTCTTTTCGGACCTCCACATCACCTACCCCGATGAAGGAGTCGACGGGTTTGGCGATTTCTTAGTGGTAGGAGGCGCCTACTCCGAGGCAGGAGGGCCAGCCTACACGGTCGCCATTCATCTAACGTTTATCGATGGCGACAACGACGACGCGATGTACATCTGGCACTTCAAGTCAGATCGTCAGGACACTCCGAAGGACCCCGCGGGAAAGTTCCAGGAAGCGGTGGCGAAGCTCGTTGATCAGCTACGGGATCCCAATTCAAAGTTCTGTAAGACGCGGGCTTCGTTAGAGTTCTGCGACTTGCACGACCGAGGCCACTATCCCGGGCTTGGATACGTCAAGAAGCTTGCGATGATGCACCACATCGAGACCCTCGCGAATTACGCAGAGACACATGGGGGCCGGTAG
- a CDS encoding plasmid mobilization protein, whose translation MARPPKIAEERRENRTVRYTTAEWLMLAERGAEAGLSTSEYVRAASLSARVVKVVRSGGCDPAVVSELNQLSLQLSALGNLANQVALYLHTGRPIPKDWSALPGAIEKTRREASALLCKLVEQK comes from the coding sequence ATGGCGCGCCCCCCAAAGATCGCCGAGGAGCGGCGTGAGAACCGGACCGTCCGCTACACCACCGCGGAGTGGTTAATGCTCGCTGAGCGTGGCGCCGAGGCCGGGCTCTCCACCAGCGAGTACGTCCGCGCGGCCTCGCTGTCGGCGCGTGTCGTGAAGGTCGTGCGATCGGGGGGCTGCGACCCGGCCGTCGTGAGCGAGCTGAACCAATTGTCGCTGCAGCTCTCGGCGCTGGGAAACCTCGCCAACCAGGTCGCGCTCTACCTGCACACGGGGCGCCCGATCCCCAAGGATTGGAGTGCGCTACCGGGCGCGATCGAGAAGACGCGGCGAGAAGCCTCCGCGCTGCTCTGCAAGCTGGTGGAGCAGAAATGA
- a CDS encoding type II toxin-antitoxin system VapC family toxin produces the protein MPLVIDISAIISLALRDENPVYAEAVVDALAETQGLVPSVFWYELWNGLATNVCKRARLSAEDAEAFVAAVEGLGLQTAPIGVSGEVLRLCFTHGLTAYDAAYLELAQRSDAALATLDEALRRAAIAEGVELLLADA, from the coding sequence ATGCCCCTGGTCATCGACATCTCAGCGATCATCTCGCTGGCGCTCCGCGACGAGAACCCTGTTTACGCCGAGGCCGTCGTCGACGCCCTCGCCGAGACCCAGGGCCTTGTCCCGAGCGTCTTCTGGTACGAGTTGTGGAACGGGCTGGCGACTAACGTCTGCAAACGCGCGCGGCTGTCGGCGGAAGACGCCGAGGCGTTTGTCGCCGCTGTCGAAGGCCTTGGCTTGCAGACGGCGCCGATCGGCGTAAGCGGCGAGGTCTTGCGGCTCTGCTTCACGCACGGGCTCACCGCGTACGACGCGGCGTACCTCGAACTGGCCCAGCGGAGCGACGCCGCGCTGGCGACGCTCGACGAGGCGCTGCGGCGCGCGGCGATCGCCGAAGGGGTCGAATTGCTTTTAGCAGACGCCTAA
- a CDS encoding helix-turn-helix domain-containing protein, giving the protein MDAATWRDVRERLDLAPQQSRIVELILRGKPDKEIALELGLSVPTIRTYLRRAYRRLGASDKLTLVLRVFETAQASLQESRHPQG; this is encoded by the coding sequence ATGGACGCCGCCACCTGGCGCGACGTTCGAGAGCGACTTGACCTCGCGCCGCAGCAGTCGCGGATTGTCGAGCTGATCTTGCGCGGCAAGCCCGACAAGGAAATCGCCCTCGAGCTCGGTCTGTCGGTGCCGACGATCCGCACCTACCTGCGGAGGGCGTACCGCCGGCTCGGGGCGAGCGACAAGCTCACGCTGGTGCTGCGGGTGTTCGAAACGGCGCAAGCGAGCCTCCAGGAGTCGCGTCATCCGCAGGGATGA
- a CDS encoding ISL3 family transposase: protein MRLAASLPEPESLVCRSVQIDEGVATLEVESRQPTACCPSCGGLSRRVHSHYVRKLRDLPWQGLQVRLRWRSRKLFCCNAGCQQRVFTERLPKVAQPYARQTMRSEEALRAIAMACGGLPGARLANRLGMVTSGDSLLRLLRRGSSETPPCPRVLGVDDFAFRKRSTYGTILCDLVRRRPVDLLPERSKESLSAWLLKHPGVEVISRDRGEYYRQGASEGAPEAIQVADRWHLLGNLREALARWLGRCSGEWRVAAAGESASSHSGVSTVAPPQVTKGELSTARRELRLQRYEESRRLSREGLDNRQIGRLLGLHAVTVRKFIEADSFPERVDPARTRLTDAFLEHLKKRWEQGCHVAQTLYSEIRSLGYVGSYDAVRRRVAPWRDAARDRKAAVVAGSCVASNRLSADQLAWLLVQPSKDRTAEGEAVLHRLSLLGESWSKAIELARAFPEAMRDQDGAAFDGWLERALREVVPREVRRFAQGLTRDLAAVRMAFTSSWSNGQTEGHVNRLKTIKRQMYGRASFDLLRIRFLNAA, encoded by the coding sequence GTGCGTTTAGCCGCTTCGTTACCGGAACCCGAGTCGCTGGTCTGCCGCAGCGTGCAGATTGACGAGGGGGTCGCGACGCTTGAAGTCGAAAGCCGCCAGCCGACGGCGTGTTGTCCTTCGTGTGGCGGGCTCTCTCGACGCGTCCACAGCCACTACGTCCGCAAGTTGAGGGACCTGCCTTGGCAGGGTCTGCAGGTTCGGCTTCGCTGGCGCAGTCGGAAGTTGTTCTGCTGTAACGCTGGATGCCAGCAGCGGGTCTTCACCGAGCGTCTCCCCAAGGTCGCTCAGCCGTACGCTCGTCAAACGATGCGATCGGAGGAAGCCCTGCGAGCGATTGCGATGGCATGCGGTGGTCTGCCGGGCGCCCGACTAGCCAATCGCCTCGGCATGGTGACCAGCGGCGATAGCCTGCTCCGCCTCTTGCGTCGTGGGAGCTCCGAAACGCCTCCATGCCCGCGCGTCCTGGGGGTTGATGACTTCGCTTTTCGCAAGCGATCGACCTACGGAACCATTCTCTGCGACCTCGTTCGTCGCCGACCGGTTGATCTCCTTCCTGAGCGGAGCAAAGAGTCCCTGAGCGCTTGGCTCTTGAAGCATCCAGGGGTAGAGGTCATCAGTCGGGACCGGGGGGAGTACTACCGCCAGGGGGCCAGCGAAGGAGCCCCCGAAGCGATCCAGGTCGCCGATCGGTGGCATCTGCTGGGCAATCTACGCGAAGCCTTGGCGCGTTGGTTGGGAAGATGTTCGGGAGAGTGGCGAGTCGCCGCTGCTGGGGAGTCGGCATCCAGTCACTCTGGCGTCTCGACGGTAGCACCTCCCCAAGTGACCAAGGGAGAGCTGAGCACCGCGCGTCGAGAACTACGTCTGCAGCGTTACGAAGAATCGCGGCGGCTCAGCCGTGAAGGGCTCGATAATCGACAGATCGGCCGCCTCCTTGGCCTCCACGCGGTGACCGTTCGAAAGTTTATCGAAGCGGATTCGTTTCCCGAGCGGGTCGATCCGGCAAGGACGCGGCTGACCGACGCCTTCCTTGAGCACTTGAAGAAGCGCTGGGAGCAAGGGTGTCACGTCGCGCAGACCCTGTACAGCGAAATCCGATCGCTAGGCTACGTCGGTTCGTACGACGCCGTTCGGCGTCGCGTGGCGCCGTGGCGGGACGCAGCTCGCGACCGTAAGGCGGCAGTCGTCGCGGGCTCCTGCGTCGCTAGCAACCGGCTGTCCGCTGACCAGCTGGCATGGCTTCTCGTCCAGCCGTCGAAGGATCGAACGGCCGAAGGTGAAGCGGTCTTGCATCGACTCTCCTTACTGGGCGAAAGCTGGTCCAAGGCGATTGAGCTGGCCAGGGCATTCCCTGAAGCCATGCGTGATCAGGATGGCGCCGCGTTTGACGGCTGGCTGGAGCGCGCCCTGCGGGAGGTGGTACCTCGTGAAGTACGCCGATTCGCGCAAGGGCTTACTCGCGACCTAGCGGCGGTGCGAATGGCCTTCACTTCTTCTTGGAGCAACGGCCAAACTGAAGGGCACGTCAATCGGCTCAAGACGATCAAACGCCAAATGTACGGCCGGGCGAGCTTTGACCTGCTGCGGATCCGCTTTCTCAACGCGGCCTAG
- a CDS encoding relaxase/mobilization nuclease domain-containing protein produces the protein MNVKIVTKQGRSFAGAAAYLLHDEGRNTSERVAWTDTQGLGTKNPEAAWRVMAATALDAERLKRQAGVPASGRKQAGGPVMHLVLSWAEGEIENLSAEEMRRAAREAVSKLGKDSTSSKKVKNGYRYYGDECQMLMVAHNDKAHPHVHILLNRVHPLHGRMLPDGNDQLKLSKWAQKYQERHGNEHLTPQRTLNNAARERGEYVKGEPPTPRHQHEAMKGVSETQAARKALLLAEQTRRAAAIAKEQRTQNRRGREALEKLQRDVRVRLEAVERSGRESLARVEARRKERTGRGLSEVRDAYRPKWGELYHQLRAELAGFRQNEEKLVGRVTNALRAIDFGALVGGDRQAEDGRVSTFREAFGVLASRGAREAALKTQHERREEVLRREQKAREREVREKETRLAEASRKLRLEQQKRLVSQTRRDYLSEREKTLGEQQKVREATRGRWRGHQEACREEWRRLVKEHPRSQGPAQPTPVRDVVGTGDPARGAALIDSERERRERLRAEIDALLAKEKDGRSGRGDRDGIER, from the coding sequence ATGAACGTCAAGATTGTCACCAAGCAGGGGCGGAGTTTTGCCGGGGCAGCCGCGTATCTTTTGCACGATGAGGGGCGGAATACCTCGGAGCGCGTGGCCTGGACCGACACGCAAGGTCTTGGCACGAAGAACCCCGAGGCGGCGTGGCGGGTGATGGCGGCGACGGCTCTGGACGCCGAGCGTTTGAAGCGGCAGGCGGGGGTCCCCGCCTCCGGGCGCAAGCAGGCGGGCGGGCCGGTGATGCACTTGGTGTTGAGTTGGGCCGAGGGGGAGATCGAGAACTTGTCGGCCGAAGAGATGCGGCGGGCGGCGCGGGAAGCCGTCTCGAAGCTCGGCAAGGACAGCACGAGTTCGAAGAAGGTGAAGAACGGCTACCGGTACTACGGCGACGAGTGCCAGATGCTGATGGTGGCGCACAACGACAAGGCCCACCCGCACGTCCACATCCTTCTCAATCGGGTGCACCCCCTGCACGGGCGGATGCTGCCCGACGGGAACGACCAGCTCAAGCTCTCCAAGTGGGCGCAGAAGTACCAGGAGCGGCACGGTAACGAGCACCTCACGCCGCAGCGGACGCTCAACAACGCGGCGCGCGAGCGCGGCGAGTACGTGAAGGGGGAGCCCCCTACTCCGCGGCATCAGCACGAGGCGATGAAGGGGGTTTCGGAGACGCAGGCCGCGCGGAAGGCGCTGCTGCTGGCGGAGCAGACGCGGCGGGCCGCGGCGATCGCCAAGGAGCAGCGGACGCAGAACCGTCGTGGCAGAGAGGCCTTGGAGAAGTTGCAGCGCGACGTGAGGGTGCGATTGGAAGCGGTCGAGCGGAGTGGGCGGGAGTCGCTGGCGCGAGTTGAGGCTCGGCGTAAGGAGCGGACCGGGCGTGGGCTCTCGGAGGTGCGCGACGCTTACCGGCCCAAGTGGGGCGAGCTTTATCACCAGCTCCGCGCGGAGCTGGCCGGGTTTCGGCAGAACGAGGAGAAGCTCGTGGGGCGCGTGACCAACGCGCTGCGGGCGATCGATTTCGGGGCCTTGGTGGGGGGCGACCGGCAGGCCGAGGACGGCCGGGTTAGCACGTTCCGGGAGGCGTTCGGGGTACTGGCGAGCCGCGGGGCTCGGGAGGCGGCGCTGAAGACGCAGCACGAGCGGCGTGAGGAGGTTTTGCGGCGCGAGCAGAAGGCGCGCGAGCGCGAGGTGCGGGAGAAAGAGACACGGCTCGCCGAGGCTTCGCGGAAGCTGCGGCTGGAGCAGCAGAAGCGGCTGGTTTCGCAGACGCGGCGGGATTATTTGTCGGAGCGGGAGAAGACGCTCGGTGAGCAGCAGAAGGTTCGGGAGGCGACGCGGGGGCGATGGCGGGGGCACCAAGAGGCGTGCCGCGAGGAGTGGCGGCGGTTGGTGAAGGAGCACCCGCGTTCGCAGGGGCCGGCGCAGCCGACGCCGGTTCGGGACGTGGTGGGGACGGGTGATCCGGCGCGGGGGGCGGCGCTGATCGATAGCGAGCGCGAGCGGCGGGAGCGGTTGCGGGCGGAGATCGACGCGCTGCTGGCCAAGGAGAAGGACGGGCGCTCGGGGCGTGGGGATCGGGACGGGATCGAGCGCTAG
- a CDS encoding RES family NAD+ phosphorylase: protein MLCCGRCFNDRGLRKQIIPTISTQSGTCPTCGATAQALVDAVDLIDHFESLCGIYIPSEDGPVLVDWLIEDWNIFAVERSQAQLLLVEILDDGQRVRRPVTPSADCKSDSLERWTQLSDELRSRNRFFPTTPFVHKRLEELLAWLMLDEDEWEQHWYRARIESDGVPFPADQMGAPPGRLASHGRANPVGIPYLYLASTPETAVAEVRPHPGQKACVAEFSIANYLRVVDLRNPRELVSPFLLGDESAIALMRGDIAFLERLGRELSTPVVPDAAAIDYIPSQYLCEFIKKCNYAGVIYGSSVGDGMNLALFLPDEAAPGDVAEYVIDGVRVSMSPSNSGK from the coding sequence ATGCTCTGCTGTGGTCGATGCTTCAATGACCGCGGACTGCGCAAGCAGATCATTCCCACCATTTCGACCCAATCGGGAACGTGCCCCACCTGCGGCGCTACGGCACAAGCACTGGTCGATGCGGTCGACCTCATCGATCATTTCGAGAGCCTGTGCGGAATCTACATTCCTTCCGAAGACGGCCCCGTCTTAGTTGATTGGCTCATCGAAGATTGGAATATCTTCGCCGTTGAGCGGTCCCAGGCCCAGTTACTGCTCGTCGAGATTCTCGACGACGGACAGCGAGTAAGACGCCCCGTCACGCCTTCTGCCGACTGCAAATCGGATAGTCTCGAAAGGTGGACGCAGCTTTCCGACGAGCTTCGTAGTCGCAACCGGTTCTTCCCTACCACTCCCTTCGTCCACAAGCGGCTGGAAGAGTTGCTCGCATGGCTAATGCTCGACGAAGACGAGTGGGAGCAGCACTGGTATCGAGCGCGTATCGAGAGCGACGGCGTTCCGTTTCCCGCCGACCAGATGGGCGCTCCCCCCGGACGTCTCGCTTCCCATGGCCGAGCGAACCCCGTGGGGATACCGTATCTCTATCTCGCGTCTACCCCTGAGACTGCGGTCGCCGAAGTTCGCCCCCACCCGGGTCAGAAAGCCTGTGTTGCGGAGTTCAGCATCGCCAACTACTTGCGGGTGGTCGACCTGAGAAACCCGAGGGAATTGGTTTCACCTTTTCTGCTCGGCGACGAGAGTGCTATCGCACTGATGCGGGGCGACATCGCATTCCTGGAGCGATTAGGACGCGAGCTTTCGACTCCAGTTGTTCCGGACGCCGCGGCGATCGATTACATACCGAGCCAGTATCTCTGCGAATTCATCAAGAAGTGCAACTACGCCGGTGTGATCTATGGCAGTTCCGTTGGCGATGGGATGAACCTAGCCCTGTTCCTTCCCGATGAGGCGGCTCCAGGGGACGTCGCTGAATACGTGATTGATGGTGTCCGCGTCTCGATGAGTCCGAGCAATTCAGGGAAGTAG
- a CDS encoding transposase — MLRSPTSSGRGSSRCAVGPRWDARGGRPREDNRACLEVVLWMLSSGARWRHLPERYPSPSTCWRRLGEWQAEGILDEVWQSLLVIGSRKGFLLNLGERFGPVCVEESP; from the coding sequence GTGTTGAGATCACCGACGAGCAGTGGGCGAGGATCGAGCCGCTGTGCCGTCGGCCCGAGGTGGGACGCAAGGGGGGGCCGCCCACGAGAGGACAACCGTGCCTGCCTGGAAGTTGTTCTGTGGATGCTTAGCAGCGGGGCTCGTTGGCGGCACCTTCCCGAGAGATACCCCTCCCCCAGCACCTGTTGGCGAAGGCTGGGCGAATGGCAAGCCGAAGGAATTCTTGATGAGGTTTGGCAGTCGCTGCTTGTGATCGGCAGTCGAAAAGGGTTCTTGCTCAATCTTGGTGAACGCTTCGGCCCAGTTTGCGTAGAGGAATCGCCATAG
- a CDS encoding sce7726 family protein produces the protein MLDRAFQHLKQAEHRHEYVYKAAIAKKILLGIHSLQTASMLTEFRVANCKADVVILNGTATVYEIKSERDSLTRLRAQIEAYLRVFATVNVIVGENHVESAFDIAPVGVGVLLLTNRYSISVLREGVEDVHRTCPHAIFDSITLREAESILANNGVPIPSVPNTQRYGMLREAFACLTPDAAHRGMVSTLKQTRSLLSLQSLLDNLPESLYSASLSTRLRKSDHDRLIQAVQSPLQTALQWE, from the coding sequence TTGCTCGACCGGGCTTTTCAGCACCTGAAGCAGGCCGAACACCGCCACGAATACGTCTACAAGGCGGCGATTGCCAAGAAGATTCTCCTTGGCATCCACTCCCTGCAAACGGCGTCGATGCTTACCGAGTTCCGCGTCGCCAATTGCAAGGCCGACGTCGTGATCCTGAACGGAACGGCCACCGTCTACGAGATCAAGTCCGAACGAGATAGCCTCACTCGACTGAGAGCGCAGATTGAGGCCTACCTCCGTGTTTTCGCCACAGTGAACGTCATCGTAGGCGAGAACCACGTGGAGAGCGCTTTCGACATTGCGCCCGTGGGCGTTGGCGTGCTTCTCCTAACCAACAGGTACAGCATTTCAGTATTGCGTGAAGGCGTTGAAGACGTGCACCGGACCTGCCCGCACGCTATCTTCGACTCCATTACTCTGCGTGAGGCGGAGTCGATCCTTGCCAACAATGGCGTGCCCATCCCTTCTGTGCCAAACACCCAGCGCTACGGTATGCTCAGGGAGGCGTTCGCGTGTCTCACGCCCGACGCTGCTCACCGCGGCATGGTGAGCACACTAAAGCAGACCAGGAGCTTGCTGTCCCTACAATCGCTTCTTGATAACCTGCCCGAGTCGCTCTACTCGGCCTCTCTCTCCACCCGACTTCGGAAGTCCGATCACGATCGGCTGATACAGGCCGTACAGTCTCCGCTCCAGACTGCCCTGCAATGGGAATAG
- a CDS encoding type I restriction-modification system subunit M N-terminal domain-containing protein: MALKKSELYSSLWASCDELRGGMDASQYKDYVLSLLFIKYVSDKYEGQAYAPIKIPKGAGFKAMSSPR; this comes from the coding sequence ATGGCTCTCAAGAAGTCCGAACTCTACTCCTCGCTCTGGGCGAGCTGTGACGAGCTGCGGGGCGGAATGGACGCCAGTCAGTACAAGGACTACGTCCTTTCGCTCTTGTTCATCAAGTACGTCAGCGACAAGTACGAGGGGCAGGCGTACGCGCCGATCAAGATCCCCAAGGGCGCTGGCTTCAAGGCGATGAGCAGCCCACGCTGA
- the repC gene encoding plasmid replication protein RepC yields the protein MQTLHTFTNQQLKSLGGGGRVASDALRHAQTLADDFRGLEEGADRYGLLLLAKRAGKLAGFTPRMLTLLEYYLAFTRDCDWEEGGRPIVYQSLARTSLDLGVTERQVQKLEAALFAAGAIAWNDSGNHKRYGQRCADTGRIVYAYGVDLGPLASLASQLNAILEEKRRHDDAWMAAKREASWLRRQVRALLAEWSQREEGASMMEIERFASQYDAIAVPIRTSMDLSSLESLVAEHRSLYNAIQGSMGVGGLEIEEGAQCCSSIKETPRSSSRDEPKVAHYKYPTHSFIEPCSRSDASFQVSVRRSSEVKEASPSTGQSSPGLEHVTLGMALSAASERLAAHLPRDPGWADLVEAAYRLRTELGVSQESWGEACVVLGRSGAAVALLVTDRAALRKDNPARAPAAYFRGLVSRAERGELRLHSTLFGLLGPSRTERTRGTAGR from the coding sequence ATGCAGACACTTCATACATTCACCAATCAACAGCTAAAGAGCCTGGGAGGAGGGGGGCGCGTCGCTTCGGACGCCTTGCGTCACGCCCAAACACTCGCCGACGATTTTCGGGGACTAGAGGAGGGGGCCGACCGCTACGGCCTTCTGCTGTTAGCGAAACGCGCCGGCAAGCTCGCTGGCTTCACGCCGCGGATGCTGACGCTGCTGGAATACTACTTGGCGTTCACACGCGACTGCGACTGGGAGGAGGGGGGCCGGCCCATCGTCTACCAATCGCTCGCCCGTACGTCGCTCGACCTGGGCGTCACTGAGCGGCAAGTGCAGAAACTCGAAGCGGCTCTCTTCGCGGCCGGGGCGATCGCGTGGAACGACTCGGGCAATCACAAGCGTTACGGCCAACGCTGCGCCGATACGGGGCGGATCGTTTACGCCTACGGCGTCGATCTCGGGCCGCTCGCGTCGCTGGCCTCACAGCTCAATGCGATCCTCGAAGAGAAGCGTCGCCACGACGACGCCTGGATGGCGGCCAAGCGCGAAGCGTCTTGGCTCCGCCGACAGGTGCGGGCTCTGTTGGCCGAGTGGTCGCAGCGGGAAGAGGGGGCTTCGATGATGGAGATCGAACGCTTCGCTTCACAGTACGATGCGATCGCCGTTCCGATCCGAACCTCGATGGACCTGAGCTCGCTCGAATCGCTCGTTGCCGAGCATAGAAGCCTCTACAACGCGATCCAAGGCTCGATGGGAGTAGGGGGCCTGGAAATCGAAGAGGGGGCTCAGTGCTGTTCTTCGATCAAAGAAACACCAAGAAGTTCGTCCAGAGACGAACCCAAGGTCGCCCACTACAAATACCCTACTCATTCTTTCATAGAACCCTGTAGTCGGAGCGACGCAAGCTTTCAGGTAAGCGTACGGCGATCCTCCGAGGTCAAGGAGGCGAGTCCGTCCACGGGGCAGTCGTCTCCGGGCCTGGAGCATGTGACGCTAGGCATGGCGTTATCGGCGGCGAGTGAGCGGCTAGCGGCGCACCTGCCGCGGGACCCGGGCTGGGCCGATCTGGTCGAGGCCGCTTACCGCCTCCGCACCGAGCTGGGCGTCTCGCAAGAGAGCTGGGGCGAGGCATGCGTTGTCCTGGGGCGGAGTGGGGCGGCTGTCGCGCTGCTGGTGACGGACCGGGCGGCGCTGCGGAAGGATAACCCGGCTCGGGCGCCGGCGGCTTACTTCCGCGGGCTGGTGAGTAGGGCGGAGCGGGGGGAGCTGCGGCTGCATAGCACTCTGTTCGGGCTGTTAGGCCCTTCCAGGACCGAACGAACCCGCGGTACGGCGGGTCGATGA
- a CDS encoding ArdC family protein: MTKQTNSEKPKRDLYQEVTDKILKLLDQGVPPWRQPITSADGPGLPTSFGTKKPYRGINLFLLAITSWAHDYASNYWLTFNQAKQLGGKVRKGEKGSPVLFWKQHATKDRESGEDVTIPVLRHYVVFNADQVEGLPKAETPSAEPREFVPLEAAARIVKEYRDPPVIELRGNRACYLPREDRVEIADPLRFESTESFFATLFHELAHSTGHPKRLARDLGDTPSVFGSPDYGNEELVAEMGSAFLCAAAGISPPTIEQSAAYLEGWRKSLRADKKLVIAAAGQGQRAADHILGVTFDS; the protein is encoded by the coding sequence ATGACCAAGCAGACCAACTCTGAGAAACCCAAGCGCGACCTCTACCAAGAGGTCACCGACAAGATCCTCAAGCTCCTCGACCAGGGCGTGCCGCCGTGGCGCCAGCCGATCACTAGCGCCGATGGCCCCGGCCTGCCGACGAGCTTCGGGACCAAGAAGCCTTACCGGGGCATCAACCTCTTCTTGTTGGCGATCACCTCCTGGGCGCACGACTACGCGTCCAATTACTGGCTGACGTTCAACCAAGCCAAACAGCTGGGGGGCAAGGTCCGCAAGGGCGAGAAAGGCTCGCCCGTCTTGTTCTGGAAGCAACACGCCACCAAAGATCGCGAGAGCGGCGAGGACGTGACGATCCCGGTGCTGCGGCACTACGTGGTGTTCAACGCCGACCAGGTCGAGGGGTTGCCGAAAGCCGAAACGCCGTCGGCAGAGCCGCGCGAGTTTGTGCCGCTCGAAGCGGCCGCGCGGATCGTCAAGGAGTACCGGGACCCGCCGGTGATTGAGCTGCGCGGCAACCGGGCGTGTTACCTGCCCCGCGAGGACCGCGTCGAGATTGCCGACCCGCTCCGCTTCGAGTCGACCGAGTCCTTCTTCGCGACGCTGTTTCACGAGCTGGCCCACTCAACCGGCCACCCGAAGCGGCTGGCGCGGGACCTCGGGGACACGCCGAGTGTCTTTGGGTCGCCGGACTACGGGAATGAAGAGCTGGTGGCCGAGATGGGCTCGGCCTTCTTGTGCGCGGCGGCCGGGATCAGCCCGCCGACGATCGAGCAATCGGCCGCTTACCTCGAAGGCTGGAGGAAGTCTTTGCGCGCCGACAAGAAGCTGGTGATCGCCGCGGCCGGCCAGGGACAACGCGCGGCCGACCACATCCTCGGCGTCACGTTCGATAGCTAG